Proteins co-encoded in one Echeneis naucrates chromosome 22, fEcheNa1.1, whole genome shotgun sequence genomic window:
- the LOC115035859 gene encoding uncharacterized protein LOC115035859 — protein sequence MDFSEAKSELKALLSRVSPTEISKVLNWVRNSEELEDLLVDNRKAMLRSIADDLKAFLPLDAMLPSETAAHTKMQQRSRPTVHVDGFLYDEDQVDSLCEVGTMSRTYCLTCGSCRTAPLDFISHSFSVSELQFLFQNVLPDLSGQTLVDVGSRLGAVLYGGYVYSSASRLLGLELSEEFVQLQNKMLHKYRLTDRVQVLHTDVCTQDVLLQNADVLVLNNVFEFFMEPEEQVRAWRFIMQNFRRCGSLLVSVPSLQESLDTLQEPLQPGWVEELPLDYDVYLGGDTDPDALRQIHLYQVI from the exons ATGGACTTCTCTGAGGCCAAATCGGAGCTGAAGGCTCTGCTGAGCAGAGTGAGTCCAACAGAGATCTCCAAAGTCCTGAACTGGGTCCGGAACTCAG AAGAGCTGGAGGACCTGCTGGTGGACAACAGGAAGGCAATGCTGCGCAGCATCGCAGACGACCTGAAGGCCTTCCTGCCCCTGGACGCCATGCTACCCTCAGAGACTGCCGCCCACACCAAG atGCAGCAGCGGTCCCGGCCGACCGTTCACGTTGATGGTTTCCTGTATGATGAGGATCAGGTGGACTCCCTATGTGAGGTGGGAACCATGAGCCGGACATACTGCCTCACCTGCGGCTCCTGCAGGACCGCTCCCTTGG acttcatcTCTCACTCCTTCTCCGTGTCCGAGCTTCAGTTTCTGTTCCAGAATGTTCTTCCAGACCTGAGCGGTCAGACTCTGGTGGATGTTGGATCCAGACTGGGAGCTGTACTGTacggg GGTTATGTGTACAGCTCGGCCTCTCGTCTTCTCGGTCTGGAGCTCAGTGAGGAGTTTGTTCAGCTGCAGAATAAAATGCTGCACAAATACAGACTGACCGACAGAGTTCAG GTTCTCCACACTGATGTCTGCACACAAGATGTTCTGCTGCAGAATGCTGACGTTCTGGTCCTGAACAACGTCTTCGAGTTCTTCATGGAGCCGGAGGAGCAAGTCAG agcGTGGAGGTTCATCATGCAGAACTTCAGGAGGTGTGGGTCTCTGCTGGTCTCTGTTCCAAGTCTTCAGGAGAGTTTGGACACTCTGCAG GAGCCGCTGCAGCCTGGCTGGGTGGAGGAACTCCCTCTGGACTACGACGTGTACCTGGGTGGAGACACAGACCCCGACGCCCTCAGGCAGATCCACCTGTATCAGGTCATCTGA